A DNA window from Leptotrichia sp. oral taxon 215 str. W9775 contains the following coding sequences:
- a CDS encoding A24 family peptidase, whose protein sequence is MSGLNAVHIFEIIEYITFFYICMTDIKKKIIPDSGFVILIITGLLKGMAKGNLEGYFLGMCVYPMPLIILYILEDYFKKELIGFGDIKLMMGIGGNLGYKNLAEIVKYYHAVYFLAGIMAILFILYLKYKGKKAEYIPFAPFLIMGVITRIMDIQIL, encoded by the coding sequence ATGTCTGGTTTAAATGCAGTTCATATATTTGAAATTATTGAATATATTACTTTTTTTTATATATGTATGACAGATATAAAAAAGAAAATAATACCTGATAGTGGTTTTGTAATACTTATAATTACAGGATTATTAAAAGGTATGGCAAAAGGAAATCTGGAAGGATATTTTTTAGGAATGTGTGTCTATCCGATGCCGTTAATAATTCTGTATATACTGGAAGATTATTTTAAGAAGGAACTGATAGGATTCGGAGATATAAAGCTAATGATGGGAATTGGAGGAAATCTGGGATATAAAAATCTTGCAGAAATAGTAAAATATTATCATGCGGTATATTTTCTTGCTGGAATTATGGCGATTCTATTTATACTTTATCTAAAATATAAAGGGAAAAAAGCTGAGTATATTCCTTTTGCCCCTTTTCTTATTATGGGGGTTATTACAAGGATAATGGATATTCAAATATTATAA
- a CDS encoding type II secretion system protein, producing the protein MKSEVKREKKFQKGFTLVEVILVVAIITIISAIAVPQVGKYLNKANRSKIIGAIAELNNSSTSWSIDHGGDIPNSLQDIFNEQGDLKKLGIGADNSGNFKIGNIHGKILYSNGEVYAKTDPNSKAFPNEEIRK; encoded by the coding sequence ATGAAAAGTGAGGTAAAAAGGGAAAAAAAGTTTCAGAAGGGCTTTACTCTGGTTGAAGTTATTCTTGTTGTGGCCATAATTACAATAATATCGGCAATAGCAGTGCCACAGGTGGGAAAGTACCTGAATAAGGCAAACAGGAGTAAAATAATAGGAGCAATAGCGGAATTAAACAATTCATCAACATCTTGGAGCATCGATCATGGGGGCGATATACCAAATAGTTTACAGGACATATTCAATGAACAGGGAGATTTAAAGAAACTTGGAATAGGAGCAGATAACAGCGGAAATTTCAAGATTGGAAATATTCATGGGAAAATTTTATACAGCAATGGAGAAGTATATGCAAAGACAGATCCCAACAGCAAGGCATTTCCAAATGAGGAAATTAGAAAATAA